One window of the Lytechinus variegatus isolate NC3 chromosome 3, Lvar_3.0, whole genome shotgun sequence genome contains the following:
- the LOC121411531 gene encoding prefoldin subunit 5-like, producing the protein MSEGGQQVDLMQLPIPQLNGLKEQLDQEVEMMQGSLQQLKMAQSRFMESSESIAKLNSDNEGKEMLVPLTSSLYVPGKLQDVNNVLIDIGTGYYVEKSLEEAKKYFKRKVDFVTKQMEKVQPVLIEKSKMRQVVTEVMNMKIQAQMAQMQSQQAKS; encoded by the exons ATGTCTGAAGGAGGGCAGCAAGTGGACCTAATGCAGCTTCCGATTCCACAACTGAATGGTCTTAAAGAACAGCTAGATCAG GAGGTGGAGATGATGCAGGGTTCTTTGCAGCAGCTCAAGATGGCCCAGTCTCGGTTTATGGAATCATCAGAAAGCATAGCCAAATTAAATTCTGATAATGAAG GAAAAGAGATGCTGGTTCCACTAACATCATCT CTCTATGTACCAGGCAAATTGCAAGATGTCAATAATGTATTAATAGACATAGGGACTGGCTACTATGTAGAAAAG TCACTTGAGGAAGCTAAGAAGTACTTCAAAAGGAAAGTAGATTTTGTCACCAAACAAATGGAAAAAGTGCAACCAGTACTAATAGAGAAATCAAAGATGAGACAAG TTGTGACAGAAGTGATGAACATGAAGATTCAAGCTCAAATGGCACAAATGCAATCACAGCAAGCAAAATCATAG
- the LOC121411530 gene encoding nucleolin 1-like has product MTENGAKSETVKSRKERRMQWWSEHQQYQQNEQDKQDDSTGSSSTAVKPPVKTESVDALETKGKKSGKASGKTSTKKFYVLFVGQIPYSATTEDITKHFSKAGELKSVRLATHKDTGKSRGFGYIEFKNNKSYMNALAMHLSKLHGRPINVEITSPGRGTSLFRKENLKRKNEEMARFRGLKEGDAAGGAMCIPSSKPHPGNKKQKFNKGKR; this is encoded by the exons ATGACAGAAAACGGTGCTAAATCCGAAACTGTGAAGTCCAGAAAGGAGCGTAGAATGCA ATGGTGGAGTGAGCATCAGCAGTATCAGCAGAATGAACAAGATAAACAAGATGATTCCACAG GATCAAGTTCAACAGCTGTGAAGCCTCCTGTAAAAACAGAGAGTGTGGATGCCCTGGAAACCAAAGGGAAGAAATCGGGAAAGGCCTCCGGAAAAACTTCAACCAAGAAGTTTTATGTGCTCTTTGTTGGTCAGATTCCATACAGTGCTACAACAGAAGATATAACCAAACACTTCTCTAAAGCTG GTGAATTGAAGTCTGTGAGGTTAGCTACACACAAAGACACTGGTAAATCTAGAGGATTTGGCTACATTgaatttaaaaacaacaaatcaTACATG AATGCGTTAGCAATGCATTTGAGTAAACTTCATGGGAGACCCATCAATGTTGAGATCACCTCTCCCGGTCGTGGTACCAGTCTCTTCCGGAAGGAAAACCTGAAGCGTAAGAACGAGGAGATGGCTCGTTTTCGTGGACTCAAGGAAGGAGACGCTGCAGGGGGTGCTATGTGCATACCATCATCCAAACCACACCCTGGTAATAAGAAACAGAAGTTCAACAAAGGCAAGAGGTGA
- the LOC121412093 gene encoding uncharacterized protein LOC121412093 → MDDICTSTDTIEQAKALTKDIDMILPDGEFKVKGWTSNIQLKGPEVNKTEKTMMESLAKKKVLGVFWNREKDKFSYRVKVDKFMDKRLTKRIILSWLARIFDPIRYTAPFVIRAKIGLLQLWENGYD, encoded by the coding sequence ATGGATGACATCTGCACATCTACAGATACGATAGAGCAAGCTAAAGCCTTAACCAAGGACATTGACATGATTCTCCCTGATGGTGAGTTTAAGGTGAAAGGCTGGACTTCCAACATACAGCTAAAAGGTCCAGAGGTAAACAAAACGGAGAAAACTATGATGGAAAGTCTAGCAAAGAAAAAGGTGCTAGGAGTCTTCTGGAATAGAGAGAAGGATAAGTTCTCTTACAGAGTGAAAGTTGACAAGTTCATGGATAAGAGACTAACCAAGAGAATCATCCTCAGTTGGCTTGCCCGAATCTTCGATCCGATTCGCTATACAGCACCGTTTGTCATCCGGGCTAAGATTGGACTACTGCAGCTATGGGAAAATGGCTATGACTAG